One Deltaproteobacteria bacterium DNA window includes the following coding sequences:
- the cas6 gene encoding type I-MYXAN CRISPR-associated protein Cas6/Cmx6, whose product MNDACVDLCFRMTGSGVLLDHGYALYAALSRVLPAFHEAKWLGVHPLTGLRIGNELKLAGRSRLRLRLPADRIREVLPLAGKPLDVNGAVLRIGVPEVRALTPAATLRARLVNIKGFQEAEPFREAAQRQLDALGIKGQLVVGRRRVIRIKDKTVVGFQAMVSELTAEESITLQERGLGGRRRMGCGIFVPVHGAERDGTNG is encoded by the coding sequence ATGAACGATGCGTGCGTTGACCTGTGTTTCAGGATGACGGGGTCCGGCGTGCTGTTGGATCATGGCTACGCCTTGTACGCGGCGTTGTCGCGCGTGCTACCGGCGTTTCACGAGGCCAAGTGGCTGGGTGTCCATCCGCTCACAGGGCTGCGTATTGGGAACGAGCTGAAGCTGGCAGGCAGATCGCGGTTGCGTCTGCGACTGCCGGCGGATCGGATTCGCGAGGTGTTACCGTTGGCGGGTAAGCCGCTCGACGTGAACGGCGCGGTGCTCCGAATCGGTGTGCCGGAGGTTCGCGCGCTGACACCGGCGGCGACGCTACGGGCGCGGCTGGTGAACATCAAGGGGTTTCAGGAAGCGGAGCCGTTCCGCGAGGCAGCGCAGCGGCAGCTCGATGCGCTGGGGATCAAAGGGCAGCTCGTCGTCGGCCGGCGCCGGGTGATACGGATCAAGGACAAGACCGTTGTCGGATTCCAGGCCATGGTGTCCGAGCTGACCGCTGAGGAGTCGATTACGCTGCAGGAGCGCGGTCTCGGCGGTCGGCGCC